GGTTGAATTTCACCCTTATGTTCTAACTGGCTGAGATTTAATTTGGTTACCTCTTCAAGATTTGATTGAATATAATTTTGAAAAGTAGGGTTTCTTAATTGTGATAAGGCAATATAAACTAGTAAAATTTGTAAATCATCAGTCTCTAATATTCCATTTTCAGCAATTTTTTTCACAACTGGAAATGAAAATTCTTCAAATTTACTGATGGCTTCCTCAAATTGAACATTTATCCCTTAATCATCGTGATAAGTATACAAATCCCTTTCAGCAAAAATATTTTTAGTACTAGGATTAAATGAATGCCCATCTTTTTTAAAAACCGACAGCCTAGAGTTACTATTTGCAAATAAATCAAGGTGAGCTTTTTGAACATAATGATGTTTTCTTGGTTTATCCATTCATTTACATTATCTGATTCTAAGTATTTCAATATGGAAATAATATGCATTTATTGACAGCACAAGCCGGCGGCATCGACGACGGCAAAGACCCAATTGACCTGGCCCAAACGCCGGGCGATATCGTCGTGCTCACCTCCGCAGATACTGAGATCGCTGGCCTTGCAAAAGCATATTCCGGTTTTCAAAATAGTTCCTCTTTACGCTTAGCAAACCTGCTTAACTTAAATCACAATTATTCTATTGATCTCTACATTGAGCAAACTCTAAAACATGCCAAGCTCATCATTGTGCGTGTGCTTGGTGGCCCCTCTTATTGGCAATATGGCCTTGATGAATTAACGCGCCTTTGTCGCGGTAATAATATAAAACTCAGCGTCATGTCAGGCTCGGCTTATAAAGACGAAACCCTGGACGCTTACTCAACCATCGATCAAGAAACAACTGACCAACTCTGGTCATATCTGGTTGAAGGCGGCTCTGAGAATTACAGCAATTTTTTAAACCATGGCGCTCATCTCATTGAGCCTGAAAAAAACAGCAAACCACTCCCAGCCCAACCTTTGCCAAAAGCAGGTATCTACTGGCCAGGTACAATAATCAAATCAATCGATGATATTAAAACGCATTGGCATTTATCCCAGCCTATAACTGCAATTACCTTCTACCGCGCATTGCTGCAATCTGGTGATCTAGACCCAATTGATCAACTAATAAAGGATCTTATTAATCAAGGCCTCAACCCCCTACCGATTTTTGCCAGCAGCTTAAAAGACCAGGTCGCCAAAGACATCATCACTGATATTTTCAGTGAAGCGAAACCATCGGCAATCATCAACACCACTTCTTTCGCCATTTCAAAACCGGGAACAGACTGGCAAGGCACAATCCTAGATCGATCCGAAACCCCGGTTTTCCAAGCCATCCTCTCAGGTTCCAACAAAGACACATGGCAAGACAATCCAAGAGGGTTGATCTCAAGAGACATCGCCATGAATGTCACCTTGCCAGAAATAGATGGCCGCATCACCACCAGAGCCATCTCCTTCAAATCAGATTTTGGCCGCGATGAAAATGTTGAAACCTCACTTGTTGGCCACAAAGCCGAACCAAACAGAACCGAATTCGTCGCAAAACTAGCAGCCAGCTGGTCAAAGCTTCAAAGCACTGAGATAGAAAAACGCAAAGTCGCTCTCATTCTCTCAAACTATCCCTCAAATGATGGCCGCATTGCCAACGGCGTCGGGTTAGACACACCAGCTGGCACAATCAAGCTTTTAGAAGCGATGAAAGAAGCGGGCTATGATCTAAACACCATTCCAACAAATGGCGATGAGCTCATCAAACAATTACAACACGCCACAGCAGATAAATCTGAATGGCATCATTACCCACTAACTGACTTTCAAAAAGCCTGGAACAAACTCGATCAAACTTTCAAAGATGAAGTTGTAGAACGATGGGGGCAACCAGATGAAGATCCCTCATTCAATCATGAAAATGATAGTTTTCTAATACGCACCATTTCACTTGGGGCTGTCATGGTTGGTGTGCAGCCAGGCCGGGGTAGCGGGCTCGACGCCAAGCTCTCTCATCATGATGCAACTATCCCGCCCACTCACGAATATCTCGCCTTTTACTTTTGGTTGAGAGAAGAGTTTAAAATGGATGCCATCATCCATATGGGCAAACATGGCAATCTAGAATGGCTCCCCGGCAAAGCGCTGGCCCTAAGCAAAAGCTGCGCTCCAGAAGCGATCTTAGGGGCCACCCCTCATATTTATCCGTTTATTGTTAATGACCCGGGCGAAGGCGCACAAGCCAAACGCCGCACCAGCGCCGTCATCATTGATCATCTAACACCACCCCTCACCAGAGCTGAAAGCTACGGCCCGTTAAAAGACCTGGAATGCCTGGTCGATGAATATTACGAAGCAGCCGGTGTTGACCCAAGACGCACGAAAATTCTAGGTGAAGACATCATCAGCCTTGCTCAATCAATTGGTCTCTCGAAAGATTGCGATATTAAAGAGAGCGATTGCGATGACACCAAACTACAAAAACTGGACAATTTCCTCTGCGAATTAAAAGAACTACAAATCAGGGACGGTTTGCATATCTTCGGCGAGGCTCCAAAAGGAGAGCAAAAAACAAATCTCCTGCTCGCCCTCACAAGATTACCCCGTGGGGAAATAAAAAAAGAAGAAGGTGAAATTGTCAGCACAGCTGAAACCGAGCACCAGTCTATCTTACGTGCACTTGCAAATGACCTAAACTTAGGTTTTGATCCATTAATCACTGAAATGGCAACCCCATGGCAAGGCCCAAAACCAGAAGTGCTACAATCAATCACAGACCAATCCTGGCGCACAAACGGCGACACAGTTGAGAGACTAGAAATTCTAGCCGAGCAACTCGTTAATGGTTCACACAGCCCAGATCCAAGCTGGCCTAAATCAGAATGGAAAGAAACAAGTCCCGTTCTAGATTACATACACACTCACTTGAGCCCACTTCTTGAAACCTGCGCATCCAAAGAAATCGAAGGCGTGCTAAAAGCCTTAGACGGAAAATTCATCGAGCCGGGCCCATCAGGCGCGCCAACCCGTGGCCGCTTAGATGTCCTCCCAACAGGGCGCAATTTCTACACCATCGACAATCGCACCATTCCAACCGAAACCGCTTGGCGTTTAGGCAAACAATCAGCCGAAACAGTCATCAAAGCCTACACCCAAGCCAATGGCGAATGGCCAAAACAAATCGCTCTTTCTGCATGGGGCACATCTAACATGCGCACTGGCGGCGATGACATCGCTCAAGCCTTAGCCTTCATCGGCACACGCCCCACATGGGATAGCGCTTCGCGCCGCGTCACCGGCTTTGAAATCATTCCCTTGTCTGAATTGAACCGCCCGCGAGTTGACCTTTTATTGCGTATTTCAGGCTTTTTCCGTGATGCCTTCCCAGCCCAAATTGATCTCTTACAAAGCGCCATCAATGCCGTAGCTGACTTGGATGAAAATGAAAACGCCAACCCCTTGCGTGCAGCTTACCTCAAACAAAAAGAAATCCTTCAAAGTGAAGGGCACTCAAAAACAGACGCTGATAAAAAAGCCAAGGCCCGTATTTTCGGTTCAGCCCATATGAGCTATGGCGCCGGCCTAAAAGACATGGTCCACTCCGGCCAGTGGACAACAAGAGAAGACCTTGCAGATCAATACATAAAATCAAGTGCCTTTACCTATGGCCAGGCAAAAGAAAATGAAACAGATGGCAAAGAAGCGCTAGAGCATTTCAAAGCGCTGTTGAAGTCGACCAATCTCGTTGTCCATAACCAAGACACAAGAGAATTTGATATTCTCGATAGTGAAGATTTTTATCAATTTGAAGGCGGCCTTTCAGCGTCAGTTGAAAGCTTAGCTGGCAAAGCTCCAGAAATTTATCACAATGATCATAGCAACCCAGAGAACCCAAAAGTTCAAACACTAAGCGAAGAAATTGCAAAAATCGTTCGCGGCCGAGCCGCAAACCCGAAATGGATTAAAGCCATTCAGCGACACGGTGCAAAAGGAGCCAGCGAAATTCTCGCCACCGTTACAAATCTCAGCGCATTTGCCAGCCTAACAAACGCAGTCGAAGAACATCACTTTGAAAGTTTGTTCGAAGCCTATTTAGTCGATGAAGATGTAAGGGAATTTTTGCAAACTTCAAATAAACCAGCTATGGAAGAGATCGCAAAGCAATTTCAAGAAGCAATAGAACGCGGCCTCTGGAAACCAAAACGCAATAGCGCATATCATTACCTAGAAACACTATACTCAAAGGCAGAGTAAACTAAAATGGTAAGTAACCAACTATACGAAGAAGGAGTGGCACCACTTCGGTGCCAGGACATGGCAGCAGGGCTGCCCGGCGCTTAGCGCCGCACAGTGCGGTTGCTAGTGGGCAACCCAAGCACAGCTAAAATGGAGGCCCATGAGCTTCAGCTCATGGAATAGCCGTGAGAGAAAAAAAGCGCAAATAAAAAGGACCAAACAAAATGGGCAAACCGATTGATAGTGAACGCCACCATGACAAAATGGTGCAACGCAAAGAACTACACGACAAAAAAATGGCTGAGAAAACTGCGGACAAAGGCTTGCTCATTGTTCATACAGGCACAGGCAAAGGCAAATCTTCTTCAGCCTTCGGAATGGTCATGCGCGGCATAACTCACGGCTTTAACATCGGCATCGTCCAATTCATCAAAGGCGACTGGGAGTCGGGCGAGCGTGACGTATTGATGAAATTTCCAGAGCAAGTTGAAATCCACGCCATGGGCGAAGGCTTCACCTGGGAAACTCAAGATAGAGAACGCGACATAGAAGTCACCAAAAAAGCCTGGGAGAAATCAAAAGAATTTATCGAAGACCCAAATGTTAAAATGGTCGTACTCGACGAATTAAACATCGCGCTTCGTTATGATTACCTTGAGTTAGATGACGTCATCGAAACACTAAAAAACAGAGCGGCAGATAAACACATCATCGTCACTGGTCGCAACGCCAAGCCTGA
This Hyphomicrobiales bacterium 4NK60-0047b DNA region includes the following protein-coding sequences:
- the cobO gene encoding cob(I)yrinic acid a,c-diamide adenosyltransferase, yielding MGKPIDSERHHDKMVQRKELHDKKMAEKTADKGLLIVHTGTGKGKSSSAFGMVMRGITHGFNIGIVQFIKGDWESGERDVLMKFPEQVEIHAMGEGFTWETQDRERDIEVTKKAWEKSKEFIEDPNVKMVVLDELNIALRYDYLELDDVIETLKNRAADKHIIVTGRNAKPELIEVADLVTEMKLIKHPFKEQGIKAQKGIEY
- the cobN gene encoding cobaltochelatase subunit CobN — protein: MHLLTAQAGGIDDGKDPIDLAQTPGDIVVLTSADTEIAGLAKAYSGFQNSSSLRLANLLNLNHNYSIDLYIEQTLKHAKLIIVRVLGGPSYWQYGLDELTRLCRGNNIKLSVMSGSAYKDETLDAYSTIDQETTDQLWSYLVEGGSENYSNFLNHGAHLIEPEKNSKPLPAQPLPKAGIYWPGTIIKSIDDIKTHWHLSQPITAITFYRALLQSGDLDPIDQLIKDLINQGLNPLPIFASSLKDQVAKDIITDIFSEAKPSAIINTTSFAISKPGTDWQGTILDRSETPVFQAILSGSNKDTWQDNPRGLISRDIAMNVTLPEIDGRITTRAISFKSDFGRDENVETSLVGHKAEPNRTEFVAKLAASWSKLQSTEIEKRKVALILSNYPSNDGRIANGVGLDTPAGTIKLLEAMKEAGYDLNTIPTNGDELIKQLQHATADKSEWHHYPLTDFQKAWNKLDQTFKDEVVERWGQPDEDPSFNHENDSFLIRTISLGAVMVGVQPGRGSGLDAKLSHHDATIPPTHEYLAFYFWLREEFKMDAIIHMGKHGNLEWLPGKALALSKSCAPEAILGATPHIYPFIVNDPGEGAQAKRRTSAVIIDHLTPPLTRAESYGPLKDLECLVDEYYEAAGVDPRRTKILGEDIISLAQSIGLSKDCDIKESDCDDTKLQKLDNFLCELKELQIRDGLHIFGEAPKGEQKTNLLLALTRLPRGEIKKEEGEIVSTAETEHQSILRALANDLNLGFDPLITEMATPWQGPKPEVLQSITDQSWRTNGDTVERLEILAEQLVNGSHSPDPSWPKSEWKETSPVLDYIHTHLSPLLETCASKEIEGVLKALDGKFIEPGPSGAPTRGRLDVLPTGRNFYTIDNRTIPTETAWRLGKQSAETVIKAYTQANGEWPKQIALSAWGTSNMRTGGDDIAQALAFIGTRPTWDSASRRVTGFEIIPLSELNRPRVDLLLRISGFFRDAFPAQIDLLQSAINAVADLDENENANPLRAAYLKQKEILQSEGHSKTDADKKAKARIFGSAHMSYGAGLKDMVHSGQWTTREDLADQYIKSSAFTYGQAKENETDGKEALEHFKALLKSTNLVVHNQDTREFDILDSEDFYQFEGGLSASVESLAGKAPEIYHNDHSNPENPKVQTLSEEIAKIVRGRAANPKWIKAIQRHGAKGASEILATVTNLSAFASLTNAVEEHHFESLFEAYLVDEDVREFLQTSNKPAMEEIAKQFQEAIERGLWKPKRNSAYHYLETLYSKAE